Proteins from a genomic interval of Neorhodopirellula lusitana:
- the dapA gene encoding 4-hydroxy-tetrahydrodipicolinate synthase, giving the protein MSLRKGSQFAGLAVAIVTPLRDDRLDVDRLREQIEFQLDAGTQCIVPAGTTGESPTLSHDEHERVIAETIACVAGRAKVMAGTGSNSTAEALRLTRRAVAEGADATLQVAPYYNKPTQEGMYQHFKAIAEDVDVPVCVYNIPGRTGKNIEVETIQRLAELPGITMVKEATGSLDQCSAILGTTDLTVLSGDDSLTLPMMSVGAEGVISVAGNVVPSVMLELVKAAAAGDYTEAAKVHHRLYSLCSKMLGLSTNPIPVKAAMEMLGRDTGELRLPMVALDANERAILKETLVAFGLDGVNA; this is encoded by the coding sequence ATGAGTCTTCGGAAAGGTAGCCAATTCGCCGGTTTGGCGGTCGCCATCGTCACCCCACTGCGTGACGATCGGTTGGATGTTGATCGTCTTCGCGAACAAATTGAGTTTCAGCTCGATGCAGGAACCCAGTGTATTGTGCCCGCGGGCACGACTGGGGAATCGCCTACGCTGTCACATGACGAACATGAACGCGTGATCGCGGAAACAATTGCTTGCGTGGCGGGGCGTGCCAAAGTGATGGCGGGCACGGGCAGCAACAGTACCGCGGAAGCACTTCGGTTGACCCGCCGAGCCGTCGCCGAGGGCGCCGATGCGACGCTGCAAGTCGCACCGTATTACAACAAGCCCACTCAAGAGGGCATGTATCAGCACTTCAAGGCGATTGCCGAAGACGTTGATGTGCCGGTCTGCGTTTACAATATCCCTGGCCGGACGGGCAAAAACATCGAGGTCGAAACGATCCAGCGATTGGCCGAACTACCGGGCATCACCATGGTTAAGGAAGCAACCGGATCGCTGGATCAGTGCTCGGCGATTTTAGGAACGACCGATTTGACGGTCCTTTCGGGTGACGATTCCCTGACGCTGCCGATGATGAGCGTCGGTGCGGAAGGCGTGATTAGCGTCGCGGGTAACGTCGTTCCATCGGTGATGTTGGAATTGGTGAAGGCTGCCGCAGCGGGTGATTACACCGAAGCCGCGAAGGTTCACCATCGGCTGTATTCCTTGTGCAGCAAGATGTTGGGACTTTCGACCAATCCCATTCCAGTGAAGGCCGCGATGGAAATGCTCGGTCGCGATACGGGTGAGTTGCGTTTGCCCATGGTGGCATTGGACGCGAACGAACGAGCGATTCTGAAGGAAACGCTGGTTGCATTTGGCCTGGATGGAGTGAACGCGTAA
- the rpsL gene encoding 30S ribosomal protein S12 encodes MPTINQLVRKNRKQKKSQSKSPVLEKCPQKQGVCLQVRTMTPKKPNSALRKITRVRLSNGKEVTVYIPGEGHNLQEHSIVLVRGGRVRDLPGVRYQVVRGSRDALGVDGRKQSRSRYGAKK; translated from the coding sequence ATGCCCACGATCAACCAACTCGTCCGTAAAAACCGGAAGCAGAAAAAGAGCCAGAGCAAGTCGCCGGTTCTAGAAAAATGCCCTCAAAAACAGGGTGTTTGCTTGCAAGTACGGACGATGACACCTAAGAAACCTAACTCGGCTCTTCGCAAGATCACTCGAGTTCGCCTCAGTAATGGCAAAGAAGTCACCGTCTACATCCCCGGCGAAGGCCACAACCTGCAAGAGCACTCGATTGTGCTTGTTCGCGGTGGACGTGTTCGTGACTTGCCGGGCGTTCGTTACCAAGTGGTTCGCGGATCTCGCGATGCACTGGGCGTGGATGGCCGTAAGCAATCACGCAGTCGCTACGGAGCCAAGAAGTAA
- the rpsG gene encoding 30S ribosomal protein S7: MGRITSSRTQLKGDPRHHSLLASKFINCLMLDGKKTTAQRVFYDALEEIGKRHEGEEEPIAVFEAALENIKPYIEVRSKRVGGASYQVPMQVNKARQQSLAIRWVLGAVRDKKGRPMHLKLADELLAAYKKEGAAYTKRENTHRMADANKAFAHFAW; encoded by the coding sequence ATGGGACGTATCACTTCCAGCCGCACCCAACTCAAGGGCGACCCACGGCACCATTCGTTGTTGGCCAGTAAGTTCATCAACTGCTTGATGCTCGATGGCAAGAAGACAACCGCTCAGCGAGTTTTCTACGACGCGTTGGAAGAAATTGGCAAACGCCATGAAGGCGAAGAAGAACCCATCGCGGTTTTCGAAGCCGCTTTGGAAAACATCAAGCCTTACATCGAAGTTCGATCCAAACGGGTCGGTGGTGCTAGCTACCAAGTTCCAATGCAAGTCAACAAGGCTCGCCAACAAAGCCTGGCAATTCGCTGGGTCCTTGGTGCGGTTCGTGACAAAAAGGGACGCCCAATGCACTTGAAGCTGGCTGACGAATTGCTCGCCGCTTACAAAAAAGAAGGTGCCGCGTACACCAAACGCGAAAACACCCACCGGATGGCCGACGCTAATAAGGCGTTCGCTCACTTCGCTTGGTAG
- the fusA gene encoding elongation factor G, which translates to MADISKIRNIGIIAHIDAGKTTVTERMLYLSGEKHRVGRVDHGTTDTDDDPEEQDRGITIFSACVKYSWGDYNVNLLDTPGHVDFTAEVERCLRVLDGAVVVFSAREGVEAQSETVWRQADRYEVPRIVFINKMDREGADFENVFNDIGPRLGGRPVAVEIPVGQGPTHVENPFRGVIDLVNLKFLQFDPETEGKEVTETDLPDELADDASIWREQLLEAVYEISEEAMTLAMEEKEIPRDVIMAALRQGCLDRTIQPVFCGSALHGIGVQPLMTGVGNFLPSPLDRPPVEGFVPGKDEKKVSRKPDPKEPFCGLVFKILPAKTGDNYWIRIYSGELSQNSRVFCPNRDKKENVAQIWQIHATKKDRDGQSDTVGAGDICCVIGPRFAITGDTLCDTKSPIELPSIKFAETVLSMAIEPESTSDRKKLEETLNMLRRQDPTFRAVENEEIGQTIISGMGELHLEVIQHRLTRDFNLNVKFYKPRVNYRETIGGTADITGVCNRVMGGNQMFARLKTRVMATEDPAAPVVVFDRLPPDCPLPNAVRSAAIDEMRERAGGGGMIAGFPLSGVRFEVYDAEMQEDGSDEVAFRIAAGDAFESGIKAAGPVLLEPVMRVEVTTPEDYMGEIVGDLQQRRAIIASTETRGMMTVITAHAPLKEMFGYSSAVRSLSQGRAGSSMEPYGYQAAPQADAESFSY; encoded by the coding sequence ATGGCCGACATCTCCAAAATTCGCAATATCGGAATCATCGCCCACATCGATGCCGGCAAAACCACCGTCACCGAGCGAATGCTCTACCTAAGCGGCGAAAAGCACCGCGTCGGGCGAGTGGACCACGGCACCACCGACACCGATGATGATCCGGAAGAACAGGATCGCGGCATCACGATCTTCAGTGCCTGTGTGAAATACAGCTGGGGCGATTACAACGTCAACCTGCTCGACACCCCCGGACACGTGGACTTCACGGCGGAAGTGGAACGCTGCCTGCGAGTTCTCGATGGCGCCGTCGTCGTTTTCTCCGCCCGCGAAGGTGTCGAAGCCCAAAGCGAAACGGTATGGCGACAAGCTGATCGCTACGAAGTCCCGCGAATCGTCTTCATCAACAAGATGGACCGTGAAGGCGCCGACTTCGAAAACGTCTTCAATGACATCGGGCCCCGTCTCGGTGGCCGCCCCGTCGCCGTCGAGATCCCGGTCGGACAAGGCCCTACTCACGTTGAAAACCCTTTCCGAGGCGTGATTGACCTAGTGAACCTGAAGTTCTTACAGTTCGATCCCGAAACCGAAGGCAAGGAAGTCACCGAAACGGACCTGCCCGACGAACTCGCTGACGACGCTTCCATTTGGCGAGAACAGCTTCTCGAGGCTGTTTACGAAATCAGCGAAGAAGCGATGACGCTGGCCATGGAAGAAAAAGAAATCCCTCGCGACGTCATCATGGCGGCTCTGCGACAGGGATGCCTCGATCGAACCATCCAGCCCGTTTTCTGTGGCTCAGCCCTGCATGGAATCGGCGTCCAACCCCTAATGACTGGTGTCGGAAATTTCTTACCCAGCCCCTTAGACCGACCGCCCGTCGAAGGCTTCGTGCCTGGCAAAGACGAGAAAAAAGTCAGTCGCAAACCGGATCCCAAGGAACCGTTCTGCGGCCTCGTCTTCAAGATCCTGCCGGCCAAGACTGGTGACAATTACTGGATCAGAATCTACAGCGGCGAACTAAGCCAGAACTCGCGAGTCTTCTGCCCCAACCGAGACAAGAAGGAAAACGTCGCTCAAATCTGGCAGATCCACGCCACCAAAAAAGACCGCGATGGCCAAAGCGATACCGTCGGGGCAGGGGACATCTGTTGCGTGATCGGGCCGCGCTTCGCCATCACCGGCGACACGCTCTGTGACACAAAATCACCAATTGAATTGCCCAGCATTAAGTTTGCCGAGACCGTTCTATCGATGGCAATCGAGCCGGAAAGCACCTCGGACCGTAAAAAGCTGGAAGAGACGCTCAACATGCTGCGTCGCCAAGACCCAACATTCCGCGCGGTAGAAAACGAAGAGATTGGACAAACCATCATCAGCGGCATGGGCGAACTTCACCTCGAAGTCATCCAGCACCGATTGACGCGTGACTTCAACCTGAACGTCAAGTTCTACAAACCGCGTGTGAACTACCGCGAAACCATTGGCGGCACCGCTGATATCACCGGCGTTTGCAACCGGGTGATGGGCGGCAATCAAATGTTCGCGCGTTTGAAAACCCGCGTCATGGCAACCGAAGATCCCGCTGCACCGGTTGTCGTTTTCGACCGTTTACCACCCGACTGCCCATTGCCCAACGCAGTCCGTTCCGCCGCGATCGACGAAATGCGAGAGCGAGCGGGTGGGGGCGGAATGATCGCTGGCTTCCCGTTGTCGGGCGTTCGCTTTGAAGTCTACGACGCTGAAATGCAAGAAGACGGCAGCGACGAAGTCGCTTTCCGCATCGCAGCGGGCGATGCCTTCGAGTCCGGCATCAAGGCCGCGGGTCCAGTCCTGCTTGAACCGGTGATGCGAGTCGAGGTAACCACGCCCGAAGATTACATGGGCGAAATCGTCGGTGACTTGCAGCAACGCCGTGCAATCATTGCCTCCACGGAAACCCGCGGCATGATGACCGTCATCACCGCCCATGCACCGCTGAAAGAAATGTTCGGCTACAGCAGTGCCGTCCGCAGCCTCAGCCAAGGCCGAGCCGGAAGCAGCATGGAACCGTACGGTTACCAAGCGGCACCCCAAGCAGACGCCGAGAGCTTTTCGTACTAG
- a CDS encoding exonuclease domain-containing protein produces the protein MDFTAIDFETATRQSDSACQLAAVRVRGGQVVDSASWLIRPRPLQFSYQNIQIHGITPEMVQDAKEFGELWPDILDTFGDDCLIAHNASFDMGVLMACLLTHGHPVPEMQYSCTRAIARRTWPHLPRFGLKPLSDWLGVQFKHHDALEDSIACAKVAIAAAEHLQVETLEQLEAKLKMSRGAAGEWGKKGPTKASGGRQRRAKSPVLPRPAPEPIEEVLKTPAGTDLQRLRIRAEFVRPLNGQRVVFTGSLTRLAREEAEQLIVCCGGQCQAAVSRRTNLLVVGATDPRTRASGRSVSTKEEKARQLIAEGAEVKILSEDDWLQMIATM, from the coding sequence ATGGACTTTACGGCGATCGATTTCGAGACGGCAACGCGGCAAAGCGATAGCGCATGTCAGTTGGCGGCGGTGCGGGTTCGTGGCGGGCAGGTGGTGGATTCGGCGTCTTGGTTGATCCGGCCCCGGCCGCTTCAATTCAGTTACCAGAACATCCAGATCCACGGCATCACGCCTGAAATGGTGCAAGACGCGAAGGAGTTTGGCGAGCTGTGGCCAGACATTCTGGACACGTTTGGCGACGACTGCTTGATCGCGCACAACGCCAGCTTTGACATGGGGGTGTTGATGGCGTGTTTGCTAACCCACGGGCATCCGGTTCCAGAAATGCAGTACAGTTGCACGCGAGCGATCGCCCGGCGGACGTGGCCGCACTTGCCACGGTTCGGGCTGAAGCCACTGTCAGATTGGCTGGGCGTGCAATTCAAGCACCACGATGCATTGGAAGATTCCATTGCTTGTGCGAAGGTCGCGATCGCAGCGGCGGAACACTTACAGGTCGAGACACTCGAACAGCTGGAGGCCAAGCTGAAAATGTCGCGTGGCGCGGCTGGGGAGTGGGGGAAGAAGGGGCCCACGAAAGCGAGCGGTGGTCGGCAGCGACGGGCCAAGAGTCCGGTATTGCCCAGGCCGGCACCTGAGCCGATTGAAGAGGTGCTCAAGACGCCCGCCGGGACGGATTTGCAGCGTTTGCGAATTCGGGCTGAGTTCGTGCGACCGTTGAATGGTCAGCGGGTTGTGTTCACGGGCTCACTGACGCGATTGGCCCGGGAGGAAGCTGAGCAATTGATTGTCTGTTGCGGCGGACAGTGCCAGGCGGCGGTGTCGCGGCGTACCAATCTGCTAGTCGTTGGCGCGACGGACCCCCGCACGCGTGCTTCGGGAAGATCCGTCAGCACCAAAGAAGAGAAAGCTCGGCAACTGATCGCCGAGGGCGCTGAGGTCAAGATCCTTAGCGAAGACGATTGGTTGCAAATGATTGCGACGATGTAA
- a CDS encoding TIGR01212 family radical SAM protein (This family includes YhcC from E. coli K-12, an uncharacterized radical SAM protein.) has protein sequence MTGDNQGDDVSIDCENALPWQQEGLRLNAFGRTLRRRFGGRVQRVSLDAGFTCPNVDGALTSGGCNFCDNRSFSPSRRVRLQRVSEQLSVGIEKVTKRYDRVQGFIAYFQPATNTYAPVEQLEEIYQLALSADPRVVGIAIGTRPDCAPESVLKLLQRLAKNHAVSLEYGMQSVHQASLDWMNRAHSHADMVNAIDRSRGRGFECCAHVILGVPGEDHAMMMQTADEIGVLGFDSIKLHNLYSVQGTPLGEEVLAGKVKMMEREDYIRTVVDFLERISPTTVVERVSGDAPPNFLIEPKWCLEKSALRIEIDAEFDRRGTRQGDRFVAPPVAPKDRPVPVDQTPAAVRDQIDARGRLPVLKMQGGV, from the coding sequence ATGACCGGTGACAATCAGGGCGACGACGTATCAATTGATTGCGAAAACGCCCTGCCCTGGCAGCAAGAAGGCTTGCGGCTCAACGCGTTCGGGCGGACCTTGCGACGGCGATTCGGAGGGCGTGTTCAGCGTGTCAGTTTGGACGCGGGGTTCACCTGCCCGAACGTGGATGGGGCGCTGACCAGTGGAGGATGTAACTTTTGTGATAACCGATCGTTTAGCCCTTCACGGCGTGTGCGGCTACAGCGTGTAAGCGAGCAGTTGAGTGTGGGGATCGAGAAGGTCACCAAGCGATACGATCGCGTTCAAGGTTTCATCGCCTATTTTCAGCCGGCGACGAATACCTACGCGCCGGTCGAGCAGTTAGAAGAAATTTACCAGCTTGCGTTATCCGCAGATCCGCGTGTGGTAGGGATTGCGATTGGGACGCGACCGGATTGTGCGCCCGAAAGTGTTTTAAAGTTGTTGCAGCGATTGGCAAAGAATCATGCAGTGTCGTTGGAGTATGGCATGCAGTCGGTGCACCAAGCTTCATTGGATTGGATGAACCGGGCTCACTCACATGCGGACATGGTCAACGCGATCGATCGATCACGGGGGCGAGGGTTTGAATGTTGTGCGCACGTGATCTTGGGCGTGCCCGGGGAAGATCACGCGATGATGATGCAGACGGCGGACGAGATCGGCGTGCTTGGTTTTGATTCCATCAAGTTGCACAATCTTTACAGCGTTCAAGGGACGCCGCTGGGCGAAGAGGTCTTGGCGGGCAAGGTGAAGATGATGGAGCGTGAGGACTACATTCGGACGGTGGTCGACTTTTTAGAACGCATTTCGCCGACGACGGTTGTTGAGCGAGTGAGTGGCGACGCGCCGCCGAATTTCTTAATTGAACCGAAATGGTGTTTGGAGAAATCGGCGCTGCGAATCGAGATTGACGCCGAGTTTGATCGGCGCGGCACACGGCAAGGTGACCGATTTGTAGCTCCGCCGGTGGCTCCCAAAGACCGCCCGGTACCCGTCGATCAGACGCCCGCGGCGGTGCGAGACCAAATTGATGCGCGAGGTCGATTGCCAGTTTTGAAGATGCAGGGTGGGGTTTGA
- a CDS encoding cell division protein FtsH, whose protein sequence is MDWDWEPDEDETHTAYHEAGHAIVGCALGAQIDSVSLSQASAYDDALPRRFGDCLVNWGRVDPSNTWQQQRELLTILAGPIAELTYRNEDADEIDEACWAMDWAQAQQCVSAMHSDSRKQARTLQQAVGRLKTVIAQPPCWPAIAALADELMLGDEIDGEQVAELVRFWFSRS, encoded by the coding sequence ATGGACTGGGACTGGGAACCCGACGAGGATGAAACCCACACGGCTTACCATGAAGCCGGACACGCAATTGTGGGCTGCGCATTGGGCGCTCAAATCGACTCCGTTTCACTCTCGCAAGCTTCCGCCTACGACGACGCACTGCCCAGGCGATTTGGCGACTGCCTGGTGAACTGGGGACGAGTCGACCCAAGTAACACATGGCAACAGCAACGCGAGCTATTGACGATTTTGGCTGGCCCGATTGCGGAATTGACCTACCGCAACGAAGACGCCGACGAAATTGACGAGGCTTGCTGGGCAATGGACTGGGCCCAGGCCCAGCAATGCGTCTCCGCCATGCACTCAGATTCACGCAAACAGGCTCGCACGCTCCAGCAAGCCGTCGGCAGGTTGAAAACAGTGATCGCGCAGCCACCCTGTTGGCCCGCCATCGCTGCCTTAGCGGACGAATTGATGTTGGGCGATGAAATCGACGGCGAACAAGTCGCCGAGCTGGTTCGGTTTTGGTTCAGCCGATCCTGA
- a CDS encoding sulfatase family protein gives MLQSQPFIVVLTILLGFGSLANSGLAAELPATPTRDNVKPRNVVFILTDDHRFDAMGCAGHPFLQTPHMDSLAKNGVHLKNAFVTTSLCSPSRASILTGLYTHKHGVIDNQRTVPEGTIFFPQYLQKAGYDTAFIGKWHMGAHHDGPRPGFDHWISFPGQGNYLPPNPNYTLNINGERVKQKGYITDELTDYAIDWLNQRDDDKPFFLYLSHKAVHSNFTPAKRHQGRYADEDLSFLPTGKELSAEKNAPRWVRDQRNSWHGIDFSYHSNNGLEYLYRRYCESVLAVDDSVGRVLQQLKDMGIHDDTLIIYMGDNGFMWGEHGLIDKRVSYETSIRVPMLMQCPNLFQGGKPIDNVIGNIDVAPTILHAAGLETPEYMDGQSMLDLPNDRDMDWRKYFLYVYYWEKNFPQTPTQFALRGDRFKYITYYGLWDTDELYDLTTDPGELNNLIHDPDYKSVAKEMEKRLYAMLDEKGGMQIPMNQPKGNSNNKRWAERGGQEAADFPATIVVDQPLNKEAH, from the coding sequence ATGCTTCAATCTCAACCATTCATCGTCGTCCTAACGATACTTCTCGGCTTTGGATCGCTTGCCAATTCGGGCCTAGCCGCCGAACTCCCCGCGACACCCACTCGCGACAACGTCAAACCGCGAAACGTCGTCTTCATCCTGACCGACGACCATCGGTTCGACGCGATGGGCTGTGCGGGACATCCGTTTCTGCAAACGCCCCACATGGACTCGCTTGCCAAGAACGGTGTCCATTTGAAAAACGCGTTTGTCACCACCAGCCTTTGTTCGCCAAGCCGTGCCTCAATCCTGACCGGCCTCTACACGCACAAACACGGCGTCATCGACAATCAGCGCACGGTCCCCGAGGGAACAATCTTCTTTCCCCAATATCTTCAGAAGGCCGGCTACGACACCGCCTTCATTGGGAAGTGGCACATGGGTGCACATCACGATGGACCGCGTCCGGGGTTTGATCATTGGATCAGCTTCCCAGGACAAGGAAACTACTTGCCTCCGAACCCAAACTACACACTGAATATCAACGGGGAAAGAGTCAAACAAAAGGGCTACATCACCGACGAGCTCACCGACTATGCAATCGACTGGTTGAACCAACGTGACGATGACAAACCGTTCTTCCTGTACCTGTCACACAAAGCTGTGCACTCCAACTTCACTCCCGCGAAACGGCACCAAGGTCGCTACGCCGACGAAGACCTCAGCTTCCTGCCCACTGGCAAAGAGCTTTCGGCTGAAAAGAATGCACCGCGTTGGGTTCGCGACCAACGCAACAGCTGGCACGGCATCGACTTTTCCTATCACAGCAACAATGGACTGGAATACCTCTACCGCCGATATTGCGAATCCGTACTCGCCGTCGACGACAGCGTTGGCCGAGTGCTTCAACAACTCAAAGACATGGGCATCCACGACGACACCCTCATCATCTACATGGGTGACAACGGTTTCATGTGGGGCGAGCATGGACTGATCGACAAACGTGTCTCATACGAGACCTCCATTCGTGTGCCCATGTTGATGCAATGCCCCAACCTATTCCAAGGTGGCAAACCCATCGACAACGTGATCGGGAATATCGACGTCGCTCCCACCATCCTGCACGCTGCTGGCCTGGAAACGCCTGAGTACATGGACGGGCAAAGCATGCTAGACCTGCCCAACGATCGCGACATGGACTGGCGAAAGTACTTTCTCTACGTCTACTACTGGGAAAAGAACTTCCCTCAAACTCCTACTCAATTCGCCTTGCGAGGCGATCGATTCAAGTACATCACCTACTACGGTTTATGGGACACCGACGAACTCTACGACCTCACAACCGATCCCGGTGAGTTGAACAACCTGATCCACGATCCTGACTACAAATCTGTCGCCAAGGAGATGGAAAAAAGGCTTTACGCCATGCTGGACGAAAAGGGCGGGATGCAGATCCCAATGAACCAGCCCAAGGGCAACTCCAACAACAAACGCTGGGCCGAACGCGGCGGGCAAGAAGCCGCTGACTTCCCTGCCACAATCGTGGTCGACCAGCCGCTCAATAAAGAAGCTCATTAG